Proteins encoded together in one Astatotilapia calliptera chromosome 7, fAstCal1.2, whole genome shotgun sequence window:
- the ppef2b gene encoding serine/threonine-protein phosphatase with EF-hands 2 isoform X2, with product MGCGLRKSEVQQKKCDRVSLSVPAIRAALLIQRWYRQYVARLEIRRRCTWNIFQSIEYAGQQDQIKLYSFFGFLMDHFTPASSERNLISHIFRENEICRDVEWERYFCYKSIDVPDSYTGPHLTFPMTFCGVSKLVEAFKHKQQLHARYVLQILGETWRLLRILPNISHLSSCHTKEITICGDLHGQLEDLLLIFYKNGLPSTEKPYVFNGDFVDRGKNSLEILLILFGFLLVYPNDVHLNRGNHEDHIVNLRYGFTKEVLGKYRVHGKKILKLLQKIFSWLPLATVIDHKVLIAHGGISDTTDLNVIARVDRHKYASTLRPPKMTKLAVNGSNSQTTNRRNGDAGVPVDFRRRVRSLTHHSSTPPQGLPRRSLHNLHTSHQHMNWSVDDELKKRRRLAGFDQSYGERKKPDSDSDPECEEGTETYEHEWEPMVDLLWSDPMPQNGCIPNEVRGGGCYWGPDVTEEVLGRHNLQLLIRSHECKQDGYEFCHNRRVLTIFSASNYYEVGSNRGAYIRMGADLVPHFVQYQASRTCRELTLRQSVGWTERSALQALRRQLFVHKSDLISAFREFDPNNTGIISPSHWASATESVLKLGLPWRVLRPQLVSSTKNGMVDYQEWMKELSITEPKLEISDTSLLETMYKNHSNLETIFRIIDTDHSGLISYEEFRQTWKLLSSHLKTEISDDVIANLAQSIDFNKDGSIDINEFMEAFRLVDLSAHS from the exons ATGGGCTGTGGCCTGAGAAAATCAGAAGTACAGCAGAAGAAATGTGACAGAG TGAGCCTCTCAGTCCCAG CAATCAGAGCGGCTCTGTTGATTCAGCGCTGGTATCGGCAGTATGTTGCCCGGCTGGAGATCAGACGCAGGTGCACGTGGAACATCTTCCAGTCTATTGAATATGCAGGACAGCAAGATCAGATCAAG CTGTACAGTTTTTTTGGCTTCTTGATGGACCACTTCACCCCAGCCAGCAGTGAAA GAAATCTAATTTCTCACATCTTTCGTGAGAACGAAATCTGCCGTGATGTAGAATGGGAAAGATATTTTTGCTACAAGAGCATAGATGTACCAGACAGCTACACGGGGCCCCACTTGACCTTCCCCATGACGTTCTGCGGAGTGTCAAAGCTTGTCGAGGCTTTTAAGCACAAGCAA CAGCTCCATGCACGATATGTTCTGCAGATTCTTGGGGAGACTTGGAGACTTCTAAGAATTCTTCCAAACATCAGTCATCTTTCCTCCTGTCACACCAAGGAGATTACAATATGTG gaGACCTCCATGGGCAGCTAGAAGATCTGCTATTGATATTCTATAAA AATGGTTTGCCATCTACTGAGAAACCGTATGTGTTCAATGGGGACTTTGTGGATCGTGGCAAAAACTCCTTGGAGATTCTGCTCATCCTGTTTGGGTTCCTGCTAGTCTACCCCAATGATGTTCATTTAAACAGAGGGAACCATGAGGACCACATTGTTAACCTAAG ATATGGCTTTACTAAAGAAGTTTTGGGAAAATATAGG GTGCACGGCAAGAAGATCCTTAAGCTTCTCCAAAAGATCTTCAGCTGGCTACCTCTGGCTACTGTGATTGATCACAAGGTGCTGATTGCGCATGGAGGGATCTCTGACACAACAGACCTGAACGTAATAGCCAGAGTGGACAGACACAAA TATGCGTCAACCCTCAGACCTCCAAAGATGACTAAGCTAGCCGTGAACGGCAGCAACAGCCAGACAACGAACAGAAGGAACGGAGACGCCGGCGTTCCAGTGGACTTTCGACGTCGGGTGCGATCGCTGACTCACCACAGCTCAACCCCACCTCAAGGCCTCCCACGACGTTCACTGCATAACCTCCACACCAGCCATCAGCACATGAACTGGTCCGTGGATGACGAGCTGAAGAAAAGACGTAGGTTGGCTGGGTTTGACCAGTCGTATGGAGAAAGGAAGAAGCCAGACTCTGACTCAGACCCAGAGTGTGAAGAAGGAACAGAGACCTACGAGCACGAGTGGGAACCA ATGGTAGACCTGTTGTGGAGTGATCCTATGCCCCAAAATGGCTGCATTCCCAATGAAGTGAGAGGGGGAGGCTGCTACTGGGGCCCAGATGTCACGGAGGAGGTTCTCGGAAGACACAACCTGCAGCTCCTCATCCGCTCCCATGAATGCAAACAGGATGGCTATGAGTTCTGCCACAACCGCAGG GTACTAACAATTTTTTCGGCTTCAAATTACTACGAGGTGGGCAGCAATAGAGGAGCCTATATAAGAATGGGAGCTGATCTGGTCCCTCACTTTGTTCAGTATCAGGCCAGCAGGACTTGCAGAGAGCTCACACTGAGACAAAG TGTTGGCTGGACGGAGAGATCAGCTCTACAAGCTCTGAGGCGACAGCTGTTCGTACACAAGTCAGATCTCATCAGTGCCTTCCGAGAGTTTGATCCTAACAACACAG GGATAATCTCTCCAAGTCACTGGGCAAGTGCCACAGAGAGCGTGCTGAAGCTGGGTTTGCCTTGGAGAGTGCTGCGCCCACAGCTTGTAAGCAGCACCAAGAATGGTATGGTGGACTACCAGGAGTGGATGAAGGAGCTCTCCATCACTGAGCCCAAACTAGAG ATATCAGATACCAGCCTACTGGAGACGATGTACAAAAACCACTCCAACCTGGAAACTATCTTTCGGATCATAGACACAGATCACTCAG GTTTGATCTCTTACGAGGAATTTCGCCAAACCTGGAAACTCCTGAGCTCTCATCTCAAGACAGAGATCAGTGATGATGTCATTGCAAACCTGGCCCAGAGCATCGATTTTAACAAGGACGGAAGCATCGATATTAATGAGTTCATGGAGGCTTTCCGTCTGGTGGACCTCTCTGCACATTCCTGA
- the ppef2b gene encoding serine/threonine-protein phosphatase with EF-hands 2 isoform X1, which yields MGCGLRKSEVQQKKCDRVSLSVPAATAIRAALLIQRWYRQYVARLEIRRRCTWNIFQSIEYAGQQDQIKLYSFFGFLMDHFTPASSERNLISHIFRENEICRDVEWERYFCYKSIDVPDSYTGPHLTFPMTFCGVSKLVEAFKHKQQLHARYVLQILGETWRLLRILPNISHLSSCHTKEITICGDLHGQLEDLLLIFYKNGLPSTEKPYVFNGDFVDRGKNSLEILLILFGFLLVYPNDVHLNRGNHEDHIVNLRYGFTKEVLGKYRVHGKKILKLLQKIFSWLPLATVIDHKVLIAHGGISDTTDLNVIARVDRHKYASTLRPPKMTKLAVNGSNSQTTNRRNGDAGVPVDFRRRVRSLTHHSSTPPQGLPRRSLHNLHTSHQHMNWSVDDELKKRRRLAGFDQSYGERKKPDSDSDPECEEGTETYEHEWEPMVDLLWSDPMPQNGCIPNEVRGGGCYWGPDVTEEVLGRHNLQLLIRSHECKQDGYEFCHNRRVLTIFSASNYYEVGSNRGAYIRMGADLVPHFVQYQASRTCRELTLRQSVGWTERSALQALRRQLFVHKSDLISAFREFDPNNTGIISPSHWASATESVLKLGLPWRVLRPQLVSSTKNGMVDYQEWMKELSITEPKLEISDTSLLETMYKNHSNLETIFRIIDTDHSGLISYEEFRQTWKLLSSHLKTEISDDVIANLAQSIDFNKDGSIDINEFMEAFRLVDLSAHS from the exons ATGGGCTGTGGCCTGAGAAAATCAGAAGTACAGCAGAAGAAATGTGACAGAG TGAGCCTCTCAGTCCCAG CTGCCACTG CAATCAGAGCGGCTCTGTTGATTCAGCGCTGGTATCGGCAGTATGTTGCCCGGCTGGAGATCAGACGCAGGTGCACGTGGAACATCTTCCAGTCTATTGAATATGCAGGACAGCAAGATCAGATCAAG CTGTACAGTTTTTTTGGCTTCTTGATGGACCACTTCACCCCAGCCAGCAGTGAAA GAAATCTAATTTCTCACATCTTTCGTGAGAACGAAATCTGCCGTGATGTAGAATGGGAAAGATATTTTTGCTACAAGAGCATAGATGTACCAGACAGCTACACGGGGCCCCACTTGACCTTCCCCATGACGTTCTGCGGAGTGTCAAAGCTTGTCGAGGCTTTTAAGCACAAGCAA CAGCTCCATGCACGATATGTTCTGCAGATTCTTGGGGAGACTTGGAGACTTCTAAGAATTCTTCCAAACATCAGTCATCTTTCCTCCTGTCACACCAAGGAGATTACAATATGTG gaGACCTCCATGGGCAGCTAGAAGATCTGCTATTGATATTCTATAAA AATGGTTTGCCATCTACTGAGAAACCGTATGTGTTCAATGGGGACTTTGTGGATCGTGGCAAAAACTCCTTGGAGATTCTGCTCATCCTGTTTGGGTTCCTGCTAGTCTACCCCAATGATGTTCATTTAAACAGAGGGAACCATGAGGACCACATTGTTAACCTAAG ATATGGCTTTACTAAAGAAGTTTTGGGAAAATATAGG GTGCACGGCAAGAAGATCCTTAAGCTTCTCCAAAAGATCTTCAGCTGGCTACCTCTGGCTACTGTGATTGATCACAAGGTGCTGATTGCGCATGGAGGGATCTCTGACACAACAGACCTGAACGTAATAGCCAGAGTGGACAGACACAAA TATGCGTCAACCCTCAGACCTCCAAAGATGACTAAGCTAGCCGTGAACGGCAGCAACAGCCAGACAACGAACAGAAGGAACGGAGACGCCGGCGTTCCAGTGGACTTTCGACGTCGGGTGCGATCGCTGACTCACCACAGCTCAACCCCACCTCAAGGCCTCCCACGACGTTCACTGCATAACCTCCACACCAGCCATCAGCACATGAACTGGTCCGTGGATGACGAGCTGAAGAAAAGACGTAGGTTGGCTGGGTTTGACCAGTCGTATGGAGAAAGGAAGAAGCCAGACTCTGACTCAGACCCAGAGTGTGAAGAAGGAACAGAGACCTACGAGCACGAGTGGGAACCA ATGGTAGACCTGTTGTGGAGTGATCCTATGCCCCAAAATGGCTGCATTCCCAATGAAGTGAGAGGGGGAGGCTGCTACTGGGGCCCAGATGTCACGGAGGAGGTTCTCGGAAGACACAACCTGCAGCTCCTCATCCGCTCCCATGAATGCAAACAGGATGGCTATGAGTTCTGCCACAACCGCAGG GTACTAACAATTTTTTCGGCTTCAAATTACTACGAGGTGGGCAGCAATAGAGGAGCCTATATAAGAATGGGAGCTGATCTGGTCCCTCACTTTGTTCAGTATCAGGCCAGCAGGACTTGCAGAGAGCTCACACTGAGACAAAG TGTTGGCTGGACGGAGAGATCAGCTCTACAAGCTCTGAGGCGACAGCTGTTCGTACACAAGTCAGATCTCATCAGTGCCTTCCGAGAGTTTGATCCTAACAACACAG GGATAATCTCTCCAAGTCACTGGGCAAGTGCCACAGAGAGCGTGCTGAAGCTGGGTTTGCCTTGGAGAGTGCTGCGCCCACAGCTTGTAAGCAGCACCAAGAATGGTATGGTGGACTACCAGGAGTGGATGAAGGAGCTCTCCATCACTGAGCCCAAACTAGAG ATATCAGATACCAGCCTACTGGAGACGATGTACAAAAACCACTCCAACCTGGAAACTATCTTTCGGATCATAGACACAGATCACTCAG GTTTGATCTCTTACGAGGAATTTCGCCAAACCTGGAAACTCCTGAGCTCTCATCTCAAGACAGAGATCAGTGATGATGTCATTGCAAACCTGGCCCAGAGCATCGATTTTAACAAGGACGGAAGCATCGATATTAATGAGTTCATGGAGGCTTTCCGTCTGGTGGACCTCTCTGCACATTCCTGA